The genome window TGACATGCGCTTCGATCGCTCTCGCACTGCGATCGATACCGCTCGGCAGCTCGGTCATCTGCGCGTCGGTGATGCCATTGACGTACAATCGATAGCCCTTATCGGTAGGAATGCGCCCAGCGCTGGTGTGCGGCGCCTCGATAAAACCCATCTCCTCGAGCTTGGCCATTTCGCTGCGAATGGTGGCGCTGGATACGCCAAACAATTTGGCTAGCGTCACGCTGCCAACCGGCGCCGCAATCTCGGCATATTGCTCAATAATGGCGGCTAAAATCGCTTGTTGACGTTCGGTCATAGGCTCATTGTAGCATGAATCTAGCACTCATCGCAAGCGAGTGCTAATGCGACCTTGCCGCGCGCCTGGCCTGGCTACGCGCCCGCGTAAATCGCCGGGCGGCGTCTGACGAAAACATTAGCACCGCTACAATATTCAGTCCGATGAACAGCAGCGTACTGGCTGTCGACCAGGTTATCTTGCCGATGGTCAAGGTGAATGAATTAGCGATAACTGCCAGCCCGGATATCATCATCAATACCAGCCGCAATCGATTGCTACCGCTAAATGTCCGACTCACCAGCACGATAGTCGTGATCACCCACACTGCGCCGAGGACAATTGACGAACCAATCAGCCAATTAGCAATCACCGCCGCGTCATTCACCTGACCGTCCACCATCAGTTCAGCCACCGTCTGGCTATGAAATTGGTCAATCGCAAGTAATTCAACAACGGTATTGATGATACTGACCGCCAGCGCCGCAAACATCGCCACCACGCCAAACGCGATCTGTGGCGGCCGCCGACTCCAAAATTGTTGTATCAATGTATCGTGCGCCACTGGCATCACCTCGTGCGAAGTAGCATCGAGAATCACCTCGTCGCGCTCCTCTATCAAGGACTTGTTGGCGCGCACTCGCTCGACCTCAAGTACCGGCAGATCGCCATCGGTCTGAATGGTATCGCCGCCGCCGTTGCGCGAATGATACCCGGTGGAAAAATCTTTCAAGGTAGTCACCTCGATTGAAGCGCGTGCCTTGAGCGCCGACTGGACAATATAGTCCCGCTCGATGTCAGTATTCTCATCAACCTTATGGGTGATTTGTAGGGTAAACAAGCTAAGACCGACACTCTTGTCGTATGTTCCCGCCGCCAGCCAATCCACCTGATGACCGCCCGGCAGCAGCCAGCCCTGTGGGCAACGCCAGAAACGCACGTGATGGCGCTTGCCGGGATTACCGTCAACCTCCTGCTGGTAGGCAAAATCTTGCCGCCGCCCAAATAGAAATAGTGACGAAACCGGCGCTTGCGGATAACTACGCCGCGTCAATATTGCCACCATCATCCGCCACGATGAACGCACGGTTATTTCCTCCGCTAACGTCCAGCCAGCCGCGGTCATCGCTTGATGGACCTGCGCCTCCGAGCCGCGCAAAGCCAGATTGACAGGATCACCGAGCAGCCCGTCCGCCGTCCGCGTTCGCCCGATGAAATAATTCGGCACATACAAGCTGCTCAGGATACGATGCAGCCGCGGCAGTGCCAAGTAAGCCGTAATCAGCCACACTACCACAAACAGCCCAACCATCCACCAGCCACCCGAATGCCAGCCCTCACGCCACACCAGCCACGCCAGCCAGAACGACGCCGCACCGGCTAATAAGAAAAAGATCTGGTCAAGCAACCCTGACAGCGACCAAAATGGTCGCCTGAGCGAAAACGACGACTTCTTCGTCGCCATCTAGACCGTGTCCTCACCCATCAAATAATCAAGGAGATCCCGCGCTATCAACCGCGCCTCGTCATCACGCCGATTAAACACGTCACCGCGCTCAATAATCTCGCCGCAAACCCGCACTGCTCGGGTCAAATCATCATTGATAATCACGTGGTAATACGGCACTTCCAGCGCATGACTGAGCTCAGCGATGGCCGACTGGCGGCGTTTCGGCCAGGCCGCTTGAAACTCTGCTTCCGTTACGTACCGCTGCTTCAATCGCTCCAGCCATGTCGGATAATCCGGCGGTACGATAAAGATAGCGATACAGCCCGGCGCCAATTGCTCATACTCAGCCACGCCCTGTACGTCAATATCAGTGATCGCCGTTTGCTGATGATCGTGCGCCAATTGCAGCTCGGCTGTCGAGGTGCCATACACCTTGCCGTGAACGAACTTGGCCTCAATAAACTGATGGCGTTCGAGCATGGTCAGTGCGGTTGCTTGATCAATAAAATGATAATCGATGCCGTCGCGCTCTGGCTGACCGTTATTTGCCCGCGGCTCCCGCGTGGTGTGCGACACGATATCACGAAATGACGGCGATCGCAATAACCGCCTTTTAATCGTATCCTTGCCCGCGCCGGAAATACCGGTTAGCAGTGCAATTTTAGTATCTCGCACCAGCGCTACGGCCGCTTCGGTCGGCTGGTACTCCCTGATGACACGTTCAAGATCTGACATATGAGTATTATACCAGATTATTGACTAAGCTTCCGGGAGCAGCTGCGACTTCTTATCTATGTACCATATCCATCGCCCGAATATGCGGCGGACGATGCGCTAGCTGAGGATGGCGGCGAGACGGCACAGCGATGTGAGCGCGGGAATGAGCAGTGACTTGCGGGTGGGTCAGCTCCTTTGGCTGCGGCGGTAATTTTGGCTGGGTTGGCAGTTGGTGCGGCTGGGATAGTGGGCGCTTGACAGTCGATTGCGTGTCGGTGCGTGGTGCATTAGCACGAGGTGCGGCCGCTGCAGGATTGAGCGGGCGAGTCGGGCTCGAAGGCTGAGATGAAAACGGTGGCTTCGTCAGCGGCGGGTGCGGCGGATGTGATGAGAGCGGCTTGACTGGCTGAGCCTTGACGGAAGAAAGTTTGTTGAGCGGGCGCTTGGCCGGGGCCGGCGCCGAAGCAGTGGGCTTGATCAGTGAAGCGCGTGATGGTGAGAGGGCGTACTTCGGCGGCTGGGGCTTGACGGACAGCTTGGTAAATGATGCACTTCGCGAGCGCTGGACACCACGCGGCGGCATAATGTCATGAAAGACTGCTGGTTTTTTAGGGTGAGGTTTAGCCGGTGGATTGAGAGCGGGAGTCTTTTGAGGAGCGGTAGAACGCGAGCGAGGTAAATGAGTAGAAGGTTGCGGCGGTACAACGCGAGACGCAGCCGAAGGACGAGCTGGCTGCGCGGCTACAGTTTGCCGCTGAATACTATGACGCCGAGCCGGAGCGGAGTGAGGAGAACGTGGCGCGGGTGATGTGGGAGATGCGGCGGGTACTGAAGTAGCCACCGGGCGCTGACGCGACACTGATGCTTCCGCGTCAACATCTGACACCTCGCCCTTACGACGGTTACCGAGCCGAGCTTTCTTGAATAGCTTCATCAACTTCATCAGCGCCACCCCATCCCCTGGGAGATGTCGATACCGAAAATGATTACGGTCAGCTGGTCGATATGACTCTCCTTCCTCTGATTGATTCTGTCACCATTATACTGGTTATGCTCAGTGATTTCAAGCAGCCAACCGCTCAGCCACTAGAGCAACTCATCCAGCACCGATTGCCAGTCCGGAAACTGCGGAGTACCGAAATGGATGTGCCGGCCAACAAACTCAGCGGCACCCCTGGCCGTCCGATCATCGATCAAGATATCACCGCGGCTCAGCTGTTTGACTGACGAAAAGATAACTTTGCGAAAGAAAATATTTTCCTGACCATCACCGCCAAAATACTTCTTCACCCACGCTAGTTTATCACCCAACGCCGTCGGATTTTCCCATGGCGATGACGAGAGGATGTATAGATCATACTTTTCCTTCAGCTTATCAACCGCCTCGAGGGCGCCTGGCATCGGATCCATCAATGCAAAAACACCCGGAATATTGTCATATTCACCCGCAAATTTCTCAAGCATCTCAGACGGAACCTTCGTCAAGGCCGATGTAAAGTCCACCAGCACGCCGTCCATATCGAGATAGATAATTGGTTTCTTATTTTCGTTCATCTTTACCTCTGCCAGTGAAAGATGAAAAATCACGATATGCTATATTTTTCTTCTTCGGTGCATAGCCTTTTCTGCGATGAACAAAACCATTCTGGCGAGCACGCTTTAAAGCTTCAAGTGTTGGAAACATGACCACTTCGCTCCATTCGTTTGGCAATTGACGCTGTAGAACGGCAAATTTAGGATTAATGTCTCTCACTACTACAGCCAGGATGGTCTTCATGCCTAAACAGCTCGCCAATGTTGTCCGATGCATCCCATCAACAAGCAGTAGGCCCTCATGCTCATATTCTTCAACGATAGGCGGAAGCATCACTCCACCCCCTTTTTTCTCATCTATGATGATTCCCCCTTTCTCCATCCGCAGTGTGTCTTCACCGGCTTCAAGAGTTACTCTACGCAACCACCATTGATTCTCTACCCCCGATCCGATTGCGTAATATTGGGTTGGTCTGAGACCACTAATTTTAACTTCCTCAACTGAAATATTGCTTATCAGCATAAGGGCGCTCATTCTTATCAGCCAACGTCGAAGCCTGATGCAGGTTATCAATTAGCCATTCTTGCGACTTAAATCCTTTTACCCTCACTATTCTCTCCTCAACATTATTGTAAACGCCTCACTCGGAATATCAACCTTGCCAAAGCGCTTCATGCGTTTTTTGCCGCGAGCCTGTTTGGCGAGGAGCTTCTTTTTGCGGCTGACATCACCGCCATACAAATAGCCGGTGACGTCTTTGCGGTAGGCGCCGATGTTTTCGCGGGCAATGAACCTGCCACCAATTGCCGCCTGCAGTGCCACCTCAAAGCTCTGGCGCGGTACCACGTCTTTGAGTTTTTTGACGATCTCACGGCCCAAGCCTGGCGCCTCCGAACGATGGCACATCACGCTCAGCGCATCAACCATCTCACCCGCTACATAAAAATCCACCCGCACCAGGTCTTCCGGCTGGTAGCCCGCCAGCTCATAATTAAACGAACCGTAGCCGCTAGTTACCGACTTCAATTGATCATAAAAATCCGTCAGCAGATTTGCCAGCGGCGCCGTAAAAGAAATCAGCGCCCGCTCATCGATATAGCTGAGATTTTTCTGCCGGCCGCGCTTGGCGACAATCAGCTGAATCACTGCACCAATGTAATCCTGCGGCACCACAATTTCGCCGTCAATCCACGGCTCGCGAATTTCTTTGATCTGCGCTGGGTCGGGTAGTTCACTAGCTGATTTGATATCCAGCTCCTCGCCATTAGTCAGGCTAACTTGATAATCCGTACTCGGATTGGTGACGATGAGATCCAGATTATACTCACGCTCCAGCCGCTCGCGAATAATGTCCATATGAAGCAATCCCAAAAAACCAATCCGCACACCATAGCCTAGCACTGGCGAATTTTCCGGCTCAAACTGCAGTGCCGAATCGCTGAGACTTAGTTTTTCAATAGCCTCTTTCAGGTCATTATAATCTTCATTGCTCACCGGAAAGAAGCCCGCGTAGACGAAGGGCTTGACTTCTTTGTAGCCAGGCAACGGTTGGACGGTAATTTTTTCAGTCATAACTGCCTACCATTATATCAGTTGAGCGTTTAGCTGCTCAACTGATCGCATCAACGGACTGGTCCATGTGGAGGCCTGATTATTCCTGCCCGTATAGCTCTAACATATTCGCCCAAGCTACCTGGCATACCGTGCCAAAATTCA of Candidatus Nanosynbacter lyticus contains these proteins:
- a CDS encoding guanylate kinase — protein: MSDLERVIREYQPTEAAVALVRDTKIALLTGISGAGKDTIKRRLLRSPSFRDIVSHTTREPRANNGQPERDGIDYHFIDQATALTMLERHQFIEAKFVHGKVYGTSTAELQLAHDHQQTAITDIDVQGVAEYEQLAPGCIAIFIVPPDYPTWLERLKQRYVTEAEFQAAWPKRRQSAIAELSHALEVPYYHVIINDDLTRAVRVCGEIIERGDVFNRRDDEARLIARDLLDYLMGEDTV
- a CDS encoding ParB N-terminal domain-containing protein, yielding MLISNISVEEVKISGLRPTQYYAIGSGVENQWWLRRVTLEAGEDTLRMEKGGIIIDEKKGGGVMLPPIVEEYEHEGLLLVDGMHRTTLASCLGMKTILAVVVRDINPKFAVLQRQLPNEWSEVVMFPTLEALKRARQNGFVHRRKGYAPKKKNIAYRDFSSFTGRGKDERK
- a CDS encoding elongation factor 4 family protein — protein: MTEKITVQPLPGYKEVKPFVYAGFFPVSNEDYNDLKEAIEKLSLSDSALQFEPENSPVLGYGVRIGFLGLLHMDIIRERLEREYNLDLIVTNPSTDYQVSLTNGEELDIKSASELPDPAQIKEIREPWIDGEIVVPQDYIGAVIQLIVAKRGRQKNLSYIDERALISFTAPLANLLTDFYDQLKSVTSGYGSFNYELAGYQPEDLVRVDFYVAGEMVDALSVMCHRSEAPGLGREIVKKLKDVVPRQSFEVALQAAIGGRFIARENIGAYRKDVTGYLYGGDVSRKKKLLAKQARGKKRMKRFGKVDIPSEAFTIMLRRE
- a CDS encoding 5' nucleotidase, NT5C type; translation: MNENKKPIIYLDMDGVLVDFTSALTKVPSEMLEKFAGEYDNIPGVFALMDPMPGALEAVDKLKEKYDLYILSSSPWENPTALGDKLAWVKKYFGGDGQENIFFRKVIFSSVKQLSRGDILIDDRTARGAAEFVGRHIHFGTPQFPDWQSVLDELL
- a CDS encoding LssY C-terminal domain-containing protein, giving the protein MATKKSSFSLRRPFWSLSGLLDQIFFLLAGAASFWLAWLVWREGWHSGGWWMVGLFVVVWLITAYLALPRLHRILSSLYVPNYFIGRTRTADGLLGDPVNLALRGSEAQVHQAMTAAGWTLAEEITVRSSWRMMVAILTRRSYPQAPVSSLFLFGRRQDFAYQQEVDGNPGKRHHVRFWRCPQGWLLPGGHQVDWLAAGTYDKSVGLSLFTLQITHKVDENTDIERDYIVQSALKARASIEVTTLKDFSTGYHSRNGGGDTIQTDGDLPVLEVERVRANKSLIEERDEVILDATSHEVMPVAHDTLIQQFWSRRPPQIAFGVVAMFAALAVSIINTVVELLAIDQFHSQTVAELMVDGQVNDAAVIANWLIGSSIVLGAVWVITTIVLVSRTFSGSNRLRLVLMMISGLAVIANSFTLTIGKITWSTASTLLFIGLNIVAVLMFSSDAARRFTRARSQARRAARSH